The genome window attctctgctgcattgtgtaacccattttttctcaattttcctcaattaaatttgcaacaaaaaagGAACCATTCTTCCTTAAGGTTGTCATATTTTTTATCACTCTGCATATAcgatgttttattacaattttttatttataattacatggtGCACGTCTGAAGAGAGAGGGCGCAAGTTTCTAAATTAATGGTCAATACCGTTAATAAAATTCCCAGTTAAAAATGTAGtgataatagaataatatattttattgtaacaagtattatttgaaaaatatgatattaaatttaaaaataataatctattatagttatattactgtataaaatttaaattatttaatctaatttattttaaaattatttttgttacagattaTGGATATCAATATTCCTTACGATATTGCTGATCACATTAGTTTCATCGAATGATGATAAGACTGTTAAAAAAAGAGCAGGAgtaaaagaagatgaagaaaaaacaGGAGAAACTAAACATCATAAAACagaagataatataaataacGATACGATAAAACCATcgcataatgaaattaataaaaatgcaacaaaaagatttaattctGGTCGAAAAATTACaccggtaaataataatttgaaaaaaggtaagaaaaatgctgaatTATTGCATAAAATTGGTATGGCAAAAATAAAAACGCCAATGATTAATCATCATAGGAAAAGATTAGCCAGTCAATCACGAAAAGCACAACCGGGTGATTCGCatatgtttgttattaaattaccACCGAACCCGTATTATTATGCTCATTCTAAACCGGTTTCACCTCAATTTAATGACGTACAAAATCTTAAAAGTCAACCACAATTACCATCAGGTGCATCATTCAATAAAATCGGTCTCGATTTTAGCTCTAATGGAAAACCATCAAGAATATATCATTGGAATATACcggttatgaaaaaaatgatgataGCTCGTAAAACAAATGGTAATTCTAAAAAAGAACTATTATGGGATCCTATATCAGAACAAAGTACAATCGACAGTCATGATAAtgataaagatgattttttacACCATAAAGTTAGTTATTATAGGCCAAGAAGACCCGGTAAGAAAACTTTCCATAAATATTTCCCGGGTAATGGAAAACCACATTCTTTATatgttattgaaaaatcaaaaaaacctgTTTCTTATCATAGATTGTTGCCTTaagtatgtttaatatttatgtacatatgaTATTAATAaggtataataattatacatttaaattaattttaatgctcaaattaataataacactaacagatattttgattaaattttatttttcatttttattggcaAAACatcggtaataaaaaaattattgttagacgatattgatttaatattgatataaacaTCGAGgaatcgatattttaattaatattatggttATCGATTATCGAATAGTTTATATTTTCTACCTACCTATAacaagataataatttatatgttttacgtaacattttttttataaagaattttttttttactcttgtgtTTAAGATTTTTGTTGGAGATTTGGCTGCTAAACCGGtaaatcttaattaatatattttttaaatcaactttagTTGAGATATTATGcaagattttatatgaaatttagatttttgttataaaaaaaccggaatcactttatttttgttgaaggaTCGTGCACTCTCCCTTCGTATCCCGTtatgtgaattaaattaataagatgcTAAGTAATAGGTAAAGAAATGAAACCGAGATTACAGCCGTAAATGCAGATTAAAACAAGgatgctaataataaaaaaaaagaaaaaagaaaacgtacCGTCGgtcaaacaatatttataaaaagtactttaatttattcatttatcataggatacaaaatatatatatcaaagattgatagaaaataaaaattacgttgatAGGCAATTGGAGAAAGAATTAGTTGTaacttttattctgaaaaaaatggtttaaaatttacGCATCGATACTTTCACAGTAAacgcttaataaaattataaacgagtTGCTTTTAACCGTTAATAATCTTTTAACCATGTCCTCAATagctttgtaaaaatttaatttattaataacatgctGTATTGTGTTCACAGATTTtacttcctttaaaatatttagaactttctaatttctttctaagacaCAATTAGGTTAGGTTAAccctaacaaaatattaattattacttgtgAATGTAATACTTATTAACTTGAACCTtttgttagttaatttaaaaaactttttttttttaatttttttctttatcattatttaattagtgGGTGTACGTTAAACAAACCTACAACATAAATTAActgtgttaattttaaattaaaatttttcttttttagtgtaataaataaaatttatttacatacaaaagcgtaacttaaataataaacctaacattgtaattagtttttaatgtataatacattaatatctatttcagttaaataattaaactagtaataaattttttcacggACGCTAACGGATGCACAACTTGACTTTTATCATCGTATGCTATGATGCTGTAGTAGAGTGCTACAGTTATACCTAGTTACTGTAAGCTGAATGaccttatacatttttatttaattttctgaagcgtaactattaattattatatagtaaccctagaattattttcttaagtaattattttcacgttaagaaaaagataaataatattgttttcaattaaCTCCATGATTTATTAGTTGCTTCAATGAAATTCTTACACAtatgtaattagtaaaattatcgTAAATGTCAAAAATGTCTatctttttaatatgtatatatatatatttagtctaggtaattttgagcttttttttatgtttatggtttggaaaattaataattcatttttgttatgtAGAAATTAAGTTGCAGTATTgcaaaacgtaaaatataaataaaaacctactGACGCTATCGTTGTAACCAAACATGACAATTAAATAgacgaattaaatttacataaataatttttaataattatactgatcactgtttattttattttaaaatagacgTTTCTTAGTTTTTAAATCATCTGTTAATAATACTATCCTGAatagtacaattaattaattaaataacttatttttaacaataataaaatgccTTCGAAtggatttgaaataaaattcaaagtgaAAGTGATTAATAGTAAAATCcactttaaaaacatgaaaaaaggagcatttttttcattaaattttttttttaaattactcctgCCGGATAGAATCTGATTGGTTAACTGGGAGaccaataatatataatatgtttccCCACCATCATAATTTCCAACCAATAATAGTAAATGTAGACTGCAAACAGAAATCGCGAAATAACaaggaagaaaattaaagatCTTGTTTGTtacacaataaagaaaatatggtagaagtaatatttctttgtaaCGACTATCAGTGAAATAATCTTATACTATAACTTCTTAATTGagtttagttatttgtttttattttataaaataaatatgcagaTAACCAGAAAATCatgcaaaagatttttttctgtatttcagcttaattataataattttttatgaaattattaaaattaatttttattttcttttacatctgacataaaactaatttattttaatgataagattagtaaaaaaaatttgttacctacttTATTAAGCTATAATATCTGTTAGtgttatttatattgaattaaaaaaagacatcAAAATACTTTATAcctatattctttattattattattattattattattattattattattattattctttaaaaatatatgttactaaATGTGTACGTAGCATTTTATTTGACATTAGGTTACTattgaaaaaagatttacttttaattaatttttgaaaataccattttataaattttcacataaCCATACAATGACGTAGGTGGATAAATGACGTATTATATAACATAGCTGAATCTAAAATAGAGTAACAAGGggataatttaattcaaatctgttataaaaaaatatataaagcactGCCGTAGGTTTAGTtagttataagaattttattaaaattttctgtaaattgtttataaatataaaatgaatcaaTTATCTATGTAAAGACGAAAAAagataagaatagaaaaatttatttaaatttattacaataaagaatgaaaaagacaTAGGTCAAGCAGCCATATTGTCTCGTGAAGCGTAAAAAAGATATAATTGGATTAAATCATCCCCACTACGTACCCATTTACTGGTTGCCatggaaatattaaacaaacCCACTTACATCATGATGTATATGAAAAATAAcgtaatgtaaacaataaaattttgatgtatactatttttacacattaattatattaaataggacactattttattaaaaacatttagaaataattatttatgaacatttatatattatatacatttttgataattgtactcaaataatctttttttctaaaaaaatttaaaaaacagatttttagaatattttatacgCGTAttcttatacaattaatttttatatggtaaacaatttttacgtaatttaaaaaaaaaaacagtttgtattctcaaattaaattatattttacatatatcaaaataatttattatttattaatttagttattaaatgttGTAGAGTGGTGCctttaatactatttataaatgtaggtttttttatatatatatttataaatattaatacttttttatagtattaaatttacaaaaaaaaaaaattgttttagattgtaaataattttacgtagaaatatacttatttgtaataattaatattaagattaaaagaatacaaataaaattattatacatttatgtacttaaataaattacttatatttaataaaacactaatttaaaGACTGTATACAAGGCATTTAAGTACTTAAACTAAGTACTTAATTATAATGGAGTATTTTATTGttcaagtatttttaaatgtatttattttaaatgggatgtattaataatgtaaatatttatctttttaataagatgaatatttacactgtaatatatatatatttacttatttaaaagctcttattttattattactaatcacATCTAACTAAATTTGCAAACAAATATCTGTTGCattaaatacgttattattggcagaaataatttttaataataaaaatttcataaattataattttatgtgtaactttttaaatgtttattctttaaatcTCATTAACCCACCGCGTTGGTCCAGTGATGAACGTGACGTGTCTTCACAAATCGAgagattttgaagtcaagagttccaacgttcaaatcctagtaaaggcggttacttttatacggatttgaatactaattcgaggataccggtgttctttggtggttgggtttcaattaaacacaaacctcagaaatggttgaccttaGACTaaaaaagactacacttcacttactctcatacatatcatcctctgaagtaatacctgacggtaattcccggaggctaaactggaaaaaatctttaaatcttgtataaacaataacaacaaaaaaatttaaaaaactaaaccgCTCTTATActgtagaatttataaataaaattaaatctttattattgtgaataattaatatcatcaataaatctttcttgaattaagaaataaagtgaattctaatattttaggtttcaaatacactgggaatgtttattttttaaacaaaatttgccAGTAATAGCTAATTAATGTTCCCCCCCCCTAGAATTTActcttgatttattactaataacgATACTAACACAAATATTTCCACGTACCCAAAAATAATTACgtatgacttctttttttttcaaaaatatttattcaataatttaatgacatatttttacatataataacctcagttataatttttttcaaggagCTTAATCATAAGGTATAATATTGATAAtgttatattaaagtttttatttctttttataattaatttttatttattttatttatttatacattttttaaaaagtttattaattatattgtttttttttttataaaatagttttagtaTGTATATTTAGATAAGTAATtagtattaagttattattattacctatacataattattttatttgtaaataatttattacattactgtaatctaatatttaaataattgtggatttaaaaataaattcaatttattatatttattgaaatgattatttttttcccctaaaataaataataaaaaacccaaaaaagtgaaatagaaatatattatcaGTACAAAAGAATTCATTGTTTAGCTACTAATCTACTACTACATCAATAATAACTGAGGTGGATTTTCTACATGAGTTTTCATGAAATGTTTGCTAGTACAGGCGAAGGGTGGAAAATAAAAGTTTGGGGGTGGATTAAGTCGGAGGTTTATATATATTGAAGAAGATTACTCAAGGGGGCGTAACAAAGGAACACTAAAAGGGGATTTACTACAACCCCAGCTGTCTTCTGTAAACTTACTTCGTAAAACTTTGTTTTGCCCAAACTAAGATTGGTGATGTCATAAAAGAGGAAATAAGACATGGCACGTGACTAATACAGTATAGAACACGTGACTTATAACAGCCAATAGTGTTATATAAAGTTTgacgttatttttaattctttacatatTATCGCACAATTTACATTAGATTATATTTACGTATGTGTTTTATAAACAACAATatgatatgtatataaaaatacatcaacatcaacattaattttttattatcatattctgAATGAGCTTCCAAGAATGTTGTAATGGTTCTTAATCCTAaggataagtgaaaaaattaccaaaaatttatgaagttaaataaataaacatttcccacaaaactttgtttttagaatcaatttaatttttatccttttaaaattGTCTGCTAAAAATCAACCCAAGTAAATCATGAAACTGCTCATATAAAATAATGGATGGGATatcagatcaaaatatttcaaagagTATTTCCTccaaaccattatttttttttatttttttgtatttatagaatattaactttgttaaaattaatcttgcacaaataaatattagaaaactatatatttttttgagaaagttgaaattataaataaaattaaaaaaaaaaattactcataagtttcattaaaataaatttaattatcttacgTGATCCGCCAATAGACACTAAACCAATTGTACgtaaattgagaaaataatattattcatttatttttttttatattgtattataatctaAGAAAGGGTGAACATTCTGAGCAATGGttcataaagttaaaatttcaattctatTTAGATCCATTGATAtaattccagttaaaaaaaatctgatgtggataccacatgacttccttgttcgcctattaaattacatacacacatttgtttttttaaatgaaaagtacgtaaaattttatttcattaaaaacttctgatatttattcatattttttttactcttattgttgaattgttatttattgtattttttttacaatcacagactaataattattaataaatcaatatatttaaattttaaaaaaaaaggagatgaagtctgatttgaccgatgtgcccttgtaagatccaaatatttcattaattaaaattttatttggctataactctggaaccaatgaaaataagtactacttatgatatatcgttgaaaaactcttaatgagagcttattactgcagttaaaaaaaagtccaaaatccaaatttttgaattttgggattttttggacacattttgATTACAACCGACTGGGCCAGTTGTAATCAAAATGGGAGATGCCCAACTAGAtgtcagtcctaaatccaaaatttcaaaatcctttgggtaattttttttgagttatgcgagatacatatgtacgtacagacgtcacgccgaaaccaatcaaaatggatttagggatggtcaaaatgggtatttccctTGAAACaggaaaaccgaaaattttcgcgattacaatacttcctttacttcgtacaaggatgtaaaaaattgttgaaaaatcaaCCCCCAACCTTTTCAAAttttagtatgtattttttttcttatctctcTTCGGTTAAAGGTTTTTCAATAAtcatttgaaagtttatactttttttaaagatttatcaaGAAATGCCTTCAatattttaccgacttttcaaagaaaagtacggtaataCTTTCAGTCGCATGTTGGGAATGAgggttaaaaatgaattttctttagatttcGAGGCATGAGAAGTACAGAAATACCACTCACTTTCCttatatatttagatattgacctatgtgtaaatttttttggCTCCAAAAGCTCCTTAActtaatcaatttaattgaaatttagatttgctgTTGTAATGTGCCTTAAGTTGTGCATCTGATAATTTGATAGATTGGTTGAGTTGTACTTGAGTTACGTAGAATttaggtcgacaacagacaacataaactCAAATTGTGAATTTGTTGTCAACACAACCTCAATTATCAATTTGAGGCTATAATGATTGTGTAacgatgtatttttcatacgctcttATGTAGTGAATCATAATGGTCAATGAAATGAAAGTTAACGCttggttttttattaatgaaaattattgtggtgctttttcattgaacaactattttttttaaggatcaatcgtgttttttttaagttttatattcgAATGAGTAGATACTAATTCAAAACccgtcgggttggtctagtggttaacgcgtcttcccaaatcagctgatttggaaagtcgagagttacagcgttcaagtcctagtaaagccagttatttttacacggatttgaatactagatcgtggataccggtgttctttggtggttgggttttttcaattaaccacacatctcagaaatggtc of Lycorma delicatula isolate Av1 chromosome 9, ASM4794821v1, whole genome shotgun sequence contains these proteins:
- the LOC142329866 gene encoding uncharacterized protein LOC142329866, giving the protein MGITRLWISIFLTILLITLVSSNDDKTVKKRAGVKEDEEKTGETKHHKTEDNINNDTIKPSHNEINKNATKRFNSGRKITPVNNNLKKGKKNAELLHKIGMAKIKTPMINHHRKRLASQSRKAQPGDSHMFVIKLPPNPYYYAHSKPVSPQFNDVQNLKSQPQLPSGASFNKIGLDFSSNGKPSRIYHWNIPVMKKMMIARKTNGNSKKELLWDPISEQSTIDSHDNDKDDFLHHKVSYYRPRRPGKKTFHKYFPGNGKPHSLYVIEKSKKPVSYHRLLP